One genomic region from Fictibacillus marinisediminis encodes:
- a CDS encoding GNAT family N-acetyltransferase, producing MSVRSVFMNEEHLDACIELYQNVFNSSPWNESWTVETAKERLSDLVNTPKFLGFVFYESGQFIGFIAGNSKRTYNGVTFYIAELCVNNKIQGKGYGTKMLNWFEEELKRREIQSLYLLTSKEGLAEAFYLKNGYNVNNNRIVMRKEL from the coding sequence TTGTCTGTACGAAGTGTTTTCATGAATGAAGAACACCTGGATGCATGTATTGAGCTGTATCAAAATGTTTTTAACAGCAGTCCGTGGAATGAGAGCTGGACCGTTGAAACGGCAAAGGAGAGGTTATCCGATTTGGTGAATACACCGAAGTTTCTCGGTTTTGTATTTTATGAGAGCGGCCAGTTCATTGGCTTTATTGCGGGCAACAGTAAACGAACCTATAACGGAGTAACGTTCTATATAGCTGAACTTTGCGTGAACAACAAGATTCAAGGGAAAGGCTATGGAACTAAAATGCTGAATTGGTTTGAAGAAGAATTGAAAAGAAGAGAGATTCAAAGTCTTTATTTATTAACTTCCAAGGAAGGACTGGCAGAAGCGTTTTACCTTAAAAATGGTTACAATGTGAACAATAACCGGATCGTCATGAGAAAAGAACTTTAA
- the ybaK gene encoding Cys-tRNA(Pro) deacylase, with translation MKKTKTNAMRILDKEKIDYENMSYSTEDGKNDGVSVAHKIGRELGVVYKTLVAQGSGKEYYVFVIPVEAELDLKKAAKAVDEKKVEMLPVKELLAVTGYVRGGCSPVGMKKLLPTIIEEAAKAQETIIVSGGKIGLQIELSPRDLENVTRAKYAAITK, from the coding sequence ATGAAAAAAACCAAAACGAACGCGATGAGAATACTGGACAAGGAAAAAATAGACTATGAAAATATGAGTTACAGTACAGAGGACGGCAAGAATGATGGGGTATCTGTGGCTCACAAAATAGGGCGTGAGCTGGGGGTTGTTTACAAGACACTGGTTGCCCAAGGCTCTGGCAAGGAATATTATGTTTTTGTCATACCGGTAGAAGCGGAGCTTGACCTAAAGAAAGCGGCCAAAGCGGTCGATGAAAAGAAAGTGGAAATGCTTCCTGTAAAAGAATTGCTGGCCGTTACAGGATATGTTCGAGGGGGCTGCTCGCCAGTAGGCATGAAAAAACTGCTTCCTACAATCATAGAAGAAGCGGCGAAAGCACAGGAGACCATCATCGTAAGCGGAGGGAAGATTGGACTGCAGATCGAACTGTCACCGAGAGATTTAGAAAACGTGACAAGAGCTAAATATGCAGCAATCACAAAATAA
- a CDS encoding DJ-1/PfpI family protein — translation MKRLVVRLAVYVLIFVVFVGGIGFYGFNRHQKDFYFNVRHEPVPSLQGVNIPQYDPNKPTVAVVLADSSIPTEDFDFLIPYELLSMTDAYNVYAVAPDKNVKSLSGGLDVIPHYSYKELDNLLNKSPDIIVVPYMPGVDEQKYQPTREWIQQHSSSKTSTFFSICGGSQNLADAGLLKGKSATSHWQFLPILMKQYPDTHWKEDVRYVHEGNTLTSAGQSAGIDAVLHLISQKLGEPVAAKISKEISYPSYQFVQNPKVDHPFYVDIKFATYWLNLGFHWNKKQMGVLLYKDMDEIALSSIFDSYGDTGTTQVLTVSSSDAPITTKHHLNILARHQISNAPKLDKMIIPGGNAKSLAAADVRLWREKGNAKETLLIHSDSPNSYVFEAPLEDLAKQEDLLSAKHAVKRFEYRANGIHLEGKPFPLETYGNVLLIGLLALLVTFCIDRRFIMKKPIFKSYKQAS, via the coding sequence ATGAAAAGGTTAGTAGTACGTTTAGCTGTTTATGTATTGATTTTCGTTGTGTTTGTGGGGGGGATCGGGTTCTATGGCTTTAATCGTCATCAAAAAGATTTTTACTTTAACGTCCGCCATGAGCCAGTTCCTTCGCTACAAGGAGTGAATATACCTCAATACGATCCCAATAAACCTACAGTAGCAGTCGTATTAGCGGATTCAAGTATACCAACCGAAGACTTTGATTTTCTTATTCCCTACGAACTGCTGTCGATGACAGATGCTTATAATGTATACGCCGTTGCACCGGACAAAAACGTGAAGTCCTTATCAGGCGGACTGGATGTAATACCACATTACTCTTATAAAGAACTGGATAACCTATTAAATAAAAGTCCAGATATTATTGTGGTCCCTTATATGCCCGGAGTAGATGAACAGAAATATCAACCAACTCGCGAATGGATTCAACAACATTCCAGCAGTAAAACCTCCACTTTTTTCAGCATTTGTGGTGGGTCACAGAATCTTGCCGATGCAGGTTTATTAAAAGGGAAATCAGCCACCTCACACTGGCAATTCCTACCCATATTAATGAAGCAATATCCTGATACACATTGGAAAGAGGATGTGAGGTATGTTCACGAAGGAAATACCTTAACTTCAGCAGGTCAAAGCGCAGGTATCGATGCAGTACTTCACCTTATATCTCAGAAACTAGGAGAACCTGTGGCTGCAAAAATATCCAAGGAAATTAGTTATCCTTCTTACCAATTCGTTCAAAATCCAAAGGTGGACCACCCTTTTTACGTGGATATAAAATTTGCAACATATTGGCTAAATCTTGGATTCCATTGGAATAAGAAACAAATGGGGGTACTTCTGTATAAAGATATGGATGAAATAGCTTTATCTTCTATATTTGATTCTTATGGAGACACCGGAACGACACAAGTCTTGACCGTTTCTAGTTCAGATGCACCAATAACTACGAAACATCATCTTAATATACTGGCTAGGCATCAAATATCTAATGCTCCAAAATTAGACAAAATGATCATACCAGGTGGCAACGCAAAATCACTAGCGGCAGCAGATGTAAGACTTTGGCGTGAAAAGGGTAATGCTAAAGAGACCCTCCTTATTCACAGTGATTCACCAAACAGCTATGTATTCGAAGCACCATTGGAAGACTTAGCTAAACAAGAAGACCTTTTAAGTGCCAAGCATGCTGTAAAACGATTTGAATATCGTGCGAATGGTATCCATCTAGAGGGCAAACCATTTCCTCTTGAAACATACGGCAATGTACTTCTAATCGGCTTACTAGCATTGTTGGTAACTTTCTGTATTGACAGACGATTCATTATGAAGAAACCAATTTTTAAATCGTATAAACAAGCGAGCTAA
- a CDS encoding undecaprenyl-diphosphatase — MTLTQFNNETFRSINDLAGSFSAANPVMVFLAEYMLYALGILVIACCFTRSNRNRLMIVFAIVSCGIAEILGKLAGLLYSHHQPFAELPNVHQLVEHGIDNSFPSDHAIIFFSICTTIWLFRRKEGFICLLLAFCVAFSRVWVGVHYPIDVATGTLLGIVSSMVVYKTMFASRLVKRYAESGVKERVENF; from the coding sequence ATGACACTTACACAATTTAATAATGAAACCTTCAGGAGTATCAATGATCTTGCTGGCAGCTTTTCTGCTGCAAACCCAGTCATGGTGTTTTTAGCGGAGTATATGCTCTATGCACTTGGGATCCTTGTTATCGCCTGCTGTTTCACTCGCTCCAACCGCAACCGGCTGATGATTGTTTTTGCGATCGTGAGTTGTGGGATTGCAGAGATTCTTGGCAAACTTGCAGGTCTGCTCTATTCTCATCATCAGCCTTTTGCAGAACTGCCGAACGTGCATCAGCTGGTCGAGCATGGTATTGATAATTCATTTCCAAGTGACCATGCCATCATCTTCTTTTCAATCTGTACCACCATTTGGCTCTTCAGAAGGAAGGAAGGCTTCATTTGTCTTCTGCTCGCTTTTTGCGTCGCTTTTTCACGCGTTTGGGTCGGTGTACATTATCCCATCGATGTGGCAACGGGGACATTGCTGGGTATTGTTTCATCAATGGTTGTCTATAAAACCATGTTTGCTAGTCGATTGGTTAAGCGTTATGCAGAAAGCGGTGTAAAGGAGAGAGTGGAGAACTTTTGA